Within Caproicibacterium argilliputei, the genomic segment CTAATGCCACGCAGATTAAGCAGGAAGTGGCAGATGAACTGAATGTGCCGGTGGCGGAGATTCTGGACATTAAGGCAACGCTGAATCAGAATGCCCCGAGCATCAAAGTTACCACATCCACCAGCAACGCAAGCATCTGCGCCAAAGTTTCGGACACTGCCTGCGAAATCCTTGCGAAGCAGCTCAAGCAGATGTTCCCCACACCGGAGCTGACCGTCACCATGGTAGATCCCGGCAAGAAAGCGGTCGCGGTTTCCTCAAAGATGGCTGCGGTTAAAGGTGGCATACTGGGCGGCGGCTTTGCACTGGTGGTCTGCTTTGTCTTTGCTGTGCTGAAAGTCTTGCTGGACAAGCATCTGCGCAACAGCGTCTTTGCGGCAGAGGCGCTGCAGATTCCGCTGCTTGGCACAGCGGGAAGCGGCAAGGGAAAACCGCACGCGGAGGAATATCGGCGCATTCGCTCTGCAGCACTGTTGCAGGCAGGCGAAGGCCGCAGTCTGCTGTTTGCGCCGGTCAGTAGAAACAGCAAAGAAGGAGAACTGCTGACCGGACTGGCGCGCAGTCTGGCGGGCAGCAAAAAGAACGTGTTGCTGTTGGATGCCGATATGGTTAATCCACAGTGGGCAGCTAAAATCGGTGTGCAGCCGAAGGCTTCTTTGCTTGCAGTGCTGAACGGCAGTGCATCCTTGCAGGACGCGGCAACGCCGACCGATACCGAGGGGCTGCATTTTCTGGGCTGTGCCGCCGCACCGGAGGCGGACAGCGCGGCGGATTTGCTTGCTTCTCAGTCGTTCGCGGATCTGCTTGCGAAGGCAGAGGAAACCTATGATTACATTTTGGTCAGCACGCCGGCAGAGGAGTCCAACTCGGCTGCCGACAGTGTCGCTTCTGTGTGCGACGCAGTTATCATGGTGGCGCGTTATGGCGTGACACCCATGGAGCAGTTCCGCACCAGTCTGTCCCGTATCCGCGCTTCCGGCGGTAAAGTCATCGGGTTCGTTACCACGGACGCGGGCTGAAATTAGAATAGAAAGCAGGTACTGCACAGTTTGCAGTGCCTGCTTTTTTATGCGCGGAATTGCTGGGGAAAAGCTGCCGACAGGACATCGGCGCTTGACTTTTTTTTCACTCTGGGCTATAATGATTTCGCCAAAGATAGCATATGCTAACTAAAGATAGCTTTGGCTAACAAAGGAGATGCTTATGACACTGGATCAACTTCCGATTGGTCGTGAGGCAGTTATTCAACAGGTCGGCGGGGAGGGCGCCCTGCGGCGCCATATGCTGGAGATGGGTCTTACACCCCATACACGGGTGCAGGTGCGAAAAGTTGCACCGATGGGTGACCCCATTCAGCTGGAGCTGCGCGGCTATGAGCTGACGCTGCGCCTGGAGGATGCCCGAAATATCACGCTGGAGGAAACAAAATGATTTTTGCATTGGCAGGCAACCAAAACTGTGGAAAAACCACGCTATTTAATCAGCTGACTGGCAGCAATCAACACGTGGGCAACTTTCCCGGTGTTACGGTGGAGCGAAAGGACGGTGTCATCCGCGGACATAAAGACGCGACGGTGGTGGATCTGCCGGGTATTTACTCGCTTTCGCCGTACACCAGCGAAGAAATTGTGACGCGTGACTTCATTTTAAACAGTCATCCCGATGGAATCATCAACATTGTGGATGCGACGAATATCGAGCGGAACCTTTACCTGACCATGCAGCTGATTGAGCTGGATCGCCCAATGGTAGTGTGCCTCAATATGATGGATGAGGTGCGCAATAACGGCGGAACCATTCATATCGATGAGCTCAGCCGCGAACTCGGTGTGCCGGTCATTCCGATTTCCGCCAGTAAAAATGAGGGCATTGACGAACTGATTGATATTTTAATGGAAACGGCGCAGAATAAACAGAAGCCGAAGCGGCAGGACTTTTGCAGTGGGCCGGTGCACCGGTGCATTCATGCGGTGGCGCACTTGATTGAGGACCATGCGCAGCGGCTGGGCGTGCCGCCGTACTTTGCCGCCACCAAGCTGGTGGAAGGGGATGCCCCCATGCAGAAAGCGCTTGCACTCAATGAAAATGAAATTGAAATGCTGGGGCATTCCGTCAAGGAAATGGAGCGTGACCTAAATACCGACCGGGAAGCCGCCATGGCGGATATGCGGTATTCCTTTATCGAAAAGCTTTGCGGAAAAACGGTGGTAAAGCCAAAGGAAAGCGTTGAGCATCGGCGCAGTGTTAAAATTGACGCCGTTTTGACCAACAAATATGCTGCCATTCCGATTTTTCTGCTGGTCATGCTTTTGATTTTCTGGTTAACGTTCGGCGTTATCGGCGCGGCGCTCAATGATTTGCTGACGCTCGGCATTGATGCGGTCACCAACGCGGCAGCGGCCGGTCTGCAGGCGTACGGTATCAATCCGGTGATTCAGTCCCTGCTGGTCGATGGCGTTTTTGCCGGGGTGGGCAGTGTGCTTTCCTTTTTGCCCACCATTGTGGTTTTGTTTTTTTTCCTTTCGCTTCTGGAAGACAGCGGGTACATGGCGCGCGTTGCGTTTGTGATGGATAAACTGCTGCGGCGCATCGGCCTTTCCGGCAGAAGCTTTGTGCCAATGCTCATTGGCTTTGGCTGCTCGGTGCCTGCCATCATGTCCACGCGGACGCTGTCGAGTGAGCGCGACCGCAAAATGACCATTTTGCTCACGCCCTTTATGAGCTGCAGCGCCAAGCTGCCGATTTACACCATGATTACGCTGGCTTTTTTCCCAAAGTACCGCGCGCTGGTGATGATTTGCCTGTACTTCGGCGGAATGCTCATGGGCGTATTGAGCGCGCTGCTGATGAAGCACACGATTTTTCACGGCAAGCCGGTTCCGTTTGTTATGGAACTGCCGAACTACCGGCTGCCCAGTCCGCGCAGCACCGGCATGCTGGTCTGGGAAAAGGCAAAGGATTTTCTGCAGCGTGCCTTTACCGTGATTTTTCTGGCGTCCATTGTGATTTGGTTCCTGCAGACCTTTGATGTTCGGCTGAACCCCGTTGCCAACAGTCGCGACAGTATGCTGACGGACATCGGGCAGTTTATTGCGCCGCTGTTTGAGCCGCTCGGCTTTGGTGACTGGCGTGCAAGTACGGCTGTTCTGACCGGCTTTATTGCCAAGGAAGCGGTTGTGAGTACCTTTGCGGTCTTGACCGGTGCAAGCGGCACCGCGCTGCCGCAGGTGCTGTCAACGCTGTTTTCGCCCATGGCGGCCATTTCCTTTCTGGTATTTGTTCTGCTGTATTCGCCGTGTGTTGCCGCCATCACTGCGGTTCGGCGAGAGATGAACTCGCGCCTCTCGGCAATTTCTGTGGTGCTCTATCAAACCGGGCTGGCGTGGTTGACTGCGTTTGTCGTTTATCAGGTCGGTTCCCTGTTCATTCACGGATAAGGAGGAATCGTAATGCAGGTACAGGATTGGATTCTGCTGGGTATTTTAACGGTGCTGGTTGTTCTGGCGGGTCGTTACTGGTGGAAACACCGACACAACTGCTGCGGAAACTGCGCCGGCTGCAGCCATTGTGAAGCCTGCCGCAGCAGCCGAAAAAAACAATCATAAGCGTGTGGCTGCCTGCAAAAATCTGTGGGCAGCCACTTGTTTCCTGCCCGAAAAAAAGGTATGATGAAAAAGGGATCGGCGGGTTTTTCCGCGGATTCCGGAAAACAGCGGCACCTAACCAAACAAAGGAGGTACGGAATATGGTGAATATGCAAAAATGCGCGATGATTGGCTGCGGGTTCGTGGGGGCAACCTCTGCGTTTTCTCTGGTGGAAAGCGGCCTTTTCAACGAGATGGTTCTGATTGATGCTAACCACGACAAAGCAGAGGGCGAAGCCATGGACTTGAGCCACGGCCTTGCTTTCACACAGCCGATGGAGATTACCGCCGGTGATTATCCCGATTTGAAGGACTGCGGTATCATTATCATCTCTGCAGGGGCGGGGCAGAAGCCGGGCGAAACCCGCATGGATCTGGTTCATAAGAACGTTTCCATCTTTAAACAGATTATACCGCAGATTGTGCGGTATAACCAGGAAGCCCTTCTGCTGGTGGTTGCCAATCCTGTGGATATCCTCACATGGGTCACCTGGAAACTTTCCGGCTTTCCGGCGCAGCGGGTGATTGGCAGTGGCACGGTGCTTGACACCGCCCGATTGAAATATTTGCTTGGCCGCCATCTGGACGTGGATCCGCGCAGCGTGCACGCGTTCATAGTCGGCGAGCATGGCGACAGTGAACTGGCTGTCTGGAGCAGTGCAAACGTCAGCGGCGTTCCGCTGAATGAATTCTGCGAACTGCGCGGTTATGAGGAACACGGAAAAAACCGGCAGCTGCTGTATGAGGAAGTAAAAAACAGTGCGTACCGAATTATTGAGAAAAAGGGTGCAACGTATTACGGCATTGCTCTTTCCGTACGCCGCATCTGCGAGTGCCTGGTGCGTGACGAGCACAGCATCCTTTCTGTCAGCAGCCTGATTCAGGGGCATTTTGGCCTGACAGACCTGTGCATGGGCGTTCCGACCATCCTTGGCAGCAAGGGTGTGGAGCGGGTGCTGGACATCGGTTTGAACCGGGACGAGCAGGATGAGTTGCTGCGCTCTGCAGCTGCGTTAAAGCAGGTCTTACAGGGAATAGAGCTTTGATTTTTGGTTAGTTGCTTCACAATTTTTCTGTAATGTGTTAATTATTTTGTGAAAACACGCCAGAACTTACCTGAAAAATTCACAGAAAGCATCACCAGGTGCAGGAGCTGATTTGTGCGTTCATCCAAAGTTTGTTCCGGAACCGAATTTGTATAGGTGTGCTTCCGTCGTTTATGGTATAATGCAGGTGTCGGAGTGTTTTTTCCGACGGTTCATTTGCAGGCGGCGGACTTGCCTTTGCGCAGATTCGCAAAACGGTAAAGGGGGTAAACGCATCATGGTAAGACATATTGTGTTGTGGAAATTAAACGAATCGCAGAGCAAGAATGCGGCTGGCGTGGCTGCAAGTCTTCGCAGCCGGTTCAAAGCTTTGCTGGGTGTGGTTGACGGCCTTACTGCCATAGAGGTGAACGCGGGCTACAAAGCTGGTGCGTATGATTTGTGCCTAATTGCAGATTTTGAAAGCAAAGAGGCGGAGGCGGCATATCAGCAGCATCCGGAGCATTTGAAAATTAAGGAACTGGTGCATACTCTGATTTCTGACCGCACGGCGTTTGACTATGAATATGCTGCCTGAACCACTCGAAAACTGAAAATTGAAATCCCGCAGGGTATGTGATGATGCATATCCTGCGGGATTTTTTTGTCTGTACGGTGCTGCCTTTTGGCTTTTGTGCACAGGGTTCTATGTGGTTTTGGCACTGCATAGGATATAGGGACAAGCGAAAGGTGGGACAACCAAATGGAAAATATGGAGGACGGTGCGCGCAGGTTTGACCAGGCTGTCGGCGCTTTGTGCCCGCGCGTAAAAAATCTGCTGCTGCAGCTGCCTGCTGCGGTGCGGGCAGAAACCTCGGAAGTCCGACTGCGTGTGCAGCGACCGGTTGCGTTGTGGCGCGGTGGGCACACCTGGTTTGTAACCGCCGCACATGGTGTCGTGCAGAACCCTGCTGCGGGTGTGTGCGCGGAAAAAAGCGATTTGGCGGAAAGCTTTCGGATGCTGTGCAGTTACTCGGTTTACAGTCATCAGGCACAGATTCGGGAGGGCTATGTTACGCTGCGCGGCGGGCATCGCGCGGGGTTGGCAGGTACCGCGCTGCTGCAGAATGGCGCGGTGACCGGTATGCGCGACATCACTTCGCTGAACCTGCGCATTGCCCGCCAGATGGACGGCTGTGCGCGAGAGCTGCTGCGGCAGGCAGGCAGCCTGCGCGGCGGATTGCTGCTGGCAGGGCCGCCGGCTTCCGGCAAGACAACGCTGCTGCGGGATATTGCCCGCCAGCTTTCCAGCGGCCTGCTTGGCGAATTCTGCAAGGTAACCGTAGTTGATGAGCGCGGGGAGCTTTGCGGCGTGCAGCAGGCGGCGTACGGCAGCAATCTGGGACCTTGCTGCGATGTGCTGGACGGATTTCCGAAAGCGGCAGGCATGCTGCTGGCGCTGCGCACGCTTTCGCCGGAGTATTTGCTGTGCGATGAGCTTGGTACGGCGCAGGAAACGGAGGCACTGGTGCAGTGTGTTAATGCGGGCGCGACGGTGATTGCCAGCGTGCACGCGGGCAGCCTGCAGGAACTGGTCAAAAGGCCGCAGGGACGGGCGCTGCTGCAGACAGGTGCGTTTGAAACCATTGCGCTGCTGGCACACGGCAGCCCCGGACAGATTCGGGCGCTGGCAAAGGCGGGTGATCTGCTTGCTGCGGATTCTGGGAGCGGCGTGCCTGCTTTTTGCGGGGACAGCGGCGGGCTGTCTGCAATCGCGTAAGCTGCGCGACCACCGCGACCGCCTGCGGGCTTTCTTAAAATTTTTGAGCGAGGTCAAGACGGAAATGACTTATGCGGGTGTGCCGGTGGAAGAACTTCTGGAGCGCCACGGCCGCGGGCTTGTCTTGCTGCAGCCGTATTTTCAAGCGCGGCAGGACGGCGCGGATTTTTTGACGGCGTGGAGCCGCACGGCGGAAAACGGCCTGCTGTCCGGACAGGAGCGTGTGCTTCTGCAGGGATTTGGAGAGGGCTTCGGCGCCACAGACCTGCAGGGGCAGCTTTCGCATTGCTCCCTTTATCAGGAACTGACGCGGAAGGAATTGGACACTGCCGAAAAGCAGTACAGCGAGAAAGGAAAGCTGTACCGGATGCTGGGAATCTGCATTGGTGCAATGGTGGCGCTGGTGCTGCTGTAAACAGGAAAAAGGCGGTGCTGCGGCACAGCTGAAAAATGGAGGGACGCTGCATGAACGTGGACCTGATTTTTAAAATCGCGGCAATCGGGATTATTGTTGCTGTGTTGAATCAACTGCTTATTCGTTCCGGGCGGGAAGAGCAGGCTATGATGACAACGCTGGCGGGGCTGATTGTGGTGCTGATGATGATTATTCAGCAGATTGACGTTTTGTTCCGTACCATCAAGTCCACTTTTGGGTTATGAACATGAATGTAGCGGGCATTGCCGGCGCGGCGCTGATTGCCGCGGTGTTTGCCGCGCTGCTGCGCAAAAGCAACGGCGAGTACGCCATGGTGCTGCGCATTGCCGCCGGTGTCCTGATTATTTTGGAGGTTCTGCAGGCGGTTGTGCCCGCCCTGCAGCAGATTTCGGCGCTTTTACAAACTGCCGGCGTCAGTGGGGAGTACACCGGCATCCTTCTGCGCACACTGGGCATTACATTTTTGACGCAGTTTGCGGCGGATGCCTGCCGGGATGCCGGGGAAAGCGCGCTGGCCAGCAAGGTGGAGCTTGCCGGGCGCGTCAGCATTCTGGTGCTGGCGCTGCCGCTGTTCGCAAAGGTTGCTTCCATTGCGTCAGCATTGATTGCAAAGTAGGGGGAAGTATGAAAAAACGCAGACGGCCGGTTTTCCGGCAGCATCGACAGCGAATGTTGCAGACCTGCTTTTGCCGGACACGAAAGCCGCGGCGGTGCAGGCATATTTGCCGGCGGCTCAGCCGAAAGTATTGCGGCGTGCGGCGGCGTGACGGCAGGCTGTCCGCGGTGCTGCGGGCGCTTGCGCTGCTGGTACTGCTGTTGGCGGCAGTTCTGTCGTTTTGTCGTCCGTGTGCCGCAGCGCAGTCTGGTGCTTCCGAGCAGGCGGAGGACTACTATGCGGAGCAGTTTGAAGCAAGCGGCGCCTCCGACCTGCCGGACAAACTGCCGGCGGAAACCCAGCGGCAGCTGGCGGGGCTTGGTGTGGATACGGATAACTTTCAGAGTCTTGGTACGCTTACACCGCAGTCGTTTTTCCGGACAGTGTTTGGAATTGCAGGAACCGAGGGCAGAGGCCCGCTGAAGGCTGCCGGCTTGTGTCTGGGCGTCATCCTGCTGTGTGCGCTGGTCAATTCGATGAAACTTTCCTTTGGCGAGCGCCCGCTCGGCGGTGTGGCGGGCGTGGTGGCGGCCCTGTGCATCTGCATCTGCGTGGTGGAACCGATTATAGAAGTATTGGTGCGCGCGTCCTCTGTTATCAAAGCTGCCTGCGGCTTTACGCTGGCGGCAGTGCCGGTGGCGGCGGCAGTGCTGGCGGCGCTGGGACGCCCGGCGTCCGCCGCTTCCATGCAGATTATGCTGACCACAGCGGGCAATGTGGTACAGGTGCTTTCGGCGTGCGTCTTTACGCCGGGCATGAAGCTGTACATGGCGATGGCGGTGGTGTCTTCGCTTTCTCCGGATGTCAACCTTTCGGGAATCTGCAGATTTTTCGGCAAGGCGGTCAAGTGGCTGCTGGGCCTTTCCATGACCCTCTTTACGGGGCTGCTGGGCGTGCGGCAGCTGGTTTCTACAGGGGCGGACAACATGACCGCGCGGGCTGCGCGCTTTGTGGTCAGCAGTGCGGTACCGGTGGTGGGCAGTGCGCTGAGCGATGCTTTGCACACCGTGGCGGGCTGCGTGGAAATGCTGCGCTCCGGGGTAGGGGCATTTGCGCTGCTGGCGCTGCTGCTTTTGTTCCTGCCGGTTCTGCTCAGTTGCCTGCTGTGGATGCTGACGCTGCGGGCGTGCGCGGCAGTCAGCGAAGTGTTTTCTCTGGAGGAGGTCGATACCATGCTGCGCTCCTGCAGCATGGTGCTGGAAGTTTTAATGGCGGTTTTGCTCTGCTCCATGACAGTGCTTCTGGTTTCCAGCGTGGTGCTGGTGACAATGGGGGGAGGCGGCAGCACATGATCAAGGCGTGGGCTGGCGGACTGTGCGCACTGGCGGTGGCGGCCGCCATGGTGCGCATCCTTGCGCCGGATGGCTCCATGGGAAAAATGCTCAAGCTGATTTTGGGCGCCATGACGCTGTGCGTCATGATCGGCCCGCTGTTGCAAATGGCACCGAATCTTTCTTCGGCGCTGCAGCAGGCGCCGGACACTTCCGTTCCCTCCGGCTTTTCCGCAGTTGTGCAGAATCAGATGCAGGCTGCGGCACGCAAGCAGGCGGAAACCGTGGCAGCGGCACAACTGGCAGACGCAAAAATTTCCTGTCGGGAAATTCATGTGGAAATGGATACTTCCCAGTCTTCCGGCATACGGATTGTCAGGGTGACGGTTTCCCTGCAGGATCAGACGCAGGCGGCCCGCGCCCAAAAACTGCTGGAAGACACGTTCGGCACTGCAGTGGAGGTGAAAATCCGTGGATGAGGAAAAACAGAACCGTGTCCTGCAGAAACTGCTGCACAGCGACACCGGCCGCAAAGCGGTGGTGGCATTCGGGCTGCTCGGCATTCTGCTGATTTTTCTTTCCAGTGTGCTTCCGAGTGGTACGAAAAGCACCGGAAGCACGCAGGCAGCAAGTTCCGCCACGGCACAGACAACGGATGAAGCTTACGCAAAGCAACTGGAGCAGGAACTGACGGAAACCATCGGCAGAATTCGCGGCGCGGGCACTCCGCATGTGCTGGTCACGCTGGAGCAAGGCAGTGCGCAGGTGTATGCCCAGGAGGAAAAACATTCGACACAGCAGCAGGACGGTTCTTCC encodes:
- a CDS encoding polysaccharide biosynthesis tyrosine autokinase, with product MEVSISFSDIWNFVKRNWWKLLIVVVLLAGVGAGMSLKVLSPTYASDSTVVISCTIPENADKDYRLQYTSILASRVNSGLALANATQIKQEVADELNVPVAEILDIKATLNQNAPSIKVTTSTSNASICAKVSDTACEILAKQLKQMFPTPELTVTMVDPGKKAVAVSSKMAAVKGGILGGGFALVVCFVFAVLKVLLDKHLRNSVFAAEALQIPLLGTAGSGKGKPHAEEYRRIRSAALLQAGEGRSLLFAPVSRNSKEGELLTGLARSLAGSKKNVLLLDADMVNPQWAAKIGVQPKASLLAVLNGSASLQDAATPTDTEGLHFLGCAAAPEADSAADLLASQSFADLLAKAEETYDYILVSTPAEESNSAADSVASVCDAVIMVARYGVTPMEQFRTSLSRIRASGGKVIGFVTTDAG
- a CDS encoding FeoA family protein, with translation MTLDQLPIGREAVIQQVGGEGALRRHMLEMGLTPHTRVQVRKVAPMGDPIQLELRGYELTLRLEDARNITLEETK
- the feoB gene encoding ferrous iron transport protein B, with translation MIFALAGNQNCGKTTLFNQLTGSNQHVGNFPGVTVERKDGVIRGHKDATVVDLPGIYSLSPYTSEEIVTRDFILNSHPDGIINIVDATNIERNLYLTMQLIELDRPMVVCLNMMDEVRNNGGTIHIDELSRELGVPVIPISASKNEGIDELIDILMETAQNKQKPKRQDFCSGPVHRCIHAVAHLIEDHAQRLGVPPYFAATKLVEGDAPMQKALALNENEIEMLGHSVKEMERDLNTDREAAMADMRYSFIEKLCGKTVVKPKESVEHRRSVKIDAVLTNKYAAIPIFLLVMLLIFWLTFGVIGAALNDLLTLGIDAVTNAAAAGLQAYGINPVIQSLLVDGVFAGVGSVLSFLPTIVVLFFFLSLLEDSGYMARVAFVMDKLLRRIGLSGRSFVPMLIGFGCSVPAIMSTRTLSSERDRKMTILLTPFMSCSAKLPIYTMITLAFFPKYRALVMICLYFGGMLMGVLSALLMKHTIFHGKPVPFVMELPNYRLPSPRSTGMLVWEKAKDFLQRAFTVIFLASIVIWFLQTFDVRLNPVANSRDSMLTDIGQFIAPLFEPLGFGDWRASTAVLTGFIAKEAVVSTFAVLTGASGTALPQVLSTLFSPMAAISFLVFVLLYSPCVAAITAVRREMNSRLSAISVVLYQTGLAWLTAFVVYQVGSLFIHG
- a CDS encoding FeoB-associated Cys-rich membrane protein; this encodes MQVQDWILLGILTVLVVLAGRYWWKHRHNCCGNCAGCSHCEACRSSRKKQS
- a CDS encoding L-lactate dehydrogenase; protein product: MVNMQKCAMIGCGFVGATSAFSLVESGLFNEMVLIDANHDKAEGEAMDLSHGLAFTQPMEITAGDYPDLKDCGIIIISAGAGQKPGETRMDLVHKNVSIFKQIIPQIVRYNQEALLLVVANPVDILTWVTWKLSGFPAQRVIGSGTVLDTARLKYLLGRHLDVDPRSVHAFIVGEHGDSELAVWSSANVSGVPLNEFCELRGYEEHGKNRQLLYEEVKNSAYRIIEKKGATYYGIALSVRRICECLVRDEHSILSVSSLIQGHFGLTDLCMGVPTILGSKGVERVLDIGLNRDEQDELLRSAAALKQVLQGIEL
- a CDS encoding Dabb family protein, producing MVRHIVLWKLNESQSKNAAGVAASLRSRFKALLGVVDGLTAIEVNAGYKAGAYDLCLIADFESKEAEAAYQQHPEHLKIKELVHTLISDRTAFDYEYAA
- a CDS encoding ATPase, T2SS/T4P/T4SS family, whose product is MENMEDGARRFDQAVGALCPRVKNLLLQLPAAVRAETSEVRLRVQRPVALWRGGHTWFVTAAHGVVQNPAAGVCAEKSDLAESFRMLCSYSVYSHQAQIREGYVTLRGGHRAGLAGTALLQNGAVTGMRDITSLNLRIARQMDGCARELLRQAGSLRGGLLLAGPPASGKTTLLRDIARQLSSGLLGEFCKVTVVDERGELCGVQQAAYGSNLGPCCDVLDGFPKAAGMLLALRTLSPEYLLCDELGTAQETEALVQCVNAGATVIASVHAGSLQELVKRPQGRALLQTGAFETIALLAHGSPGQIRALAKAGDLLAADSGSGVPAFCGDSGGLSAIA
- a CDS encoding stage III sporulation protein AB; translation: MLRILGAACLLFAGTAAGCLQSRKLRDHRDRLRAFLKFLSEVKTEMTYAGVPVEELLERHGRGLVLLQPYFQARQDGADFLTAWSRTAENGLLSGQERVLLQGFGEGFGATDLQGQLSHCSLYQELTRKELDTAEKQYSEKGKLYRMLGICIGAMVALVLL
- the spoIIIAC gene encoding stage III sporulation protein AC, producing MNVDLIFKIAAIGIIVAVLNQLLIRSGREEQAMMTTLAGLIVVLMMIIQQIDVLFRTIKSTFGL
- a CDS encoding SpoIIIAC/SpoIIIAD family protein, which gives rise to MNVAGIAGAALIAAVFAALLRKSNGEYAMVLRIAAGVLIILEVLQAVVPALQQISALLQTAGVSGEYTGILLRTLGITFLTQFAADACRDAGESALASKVELAGRVSILVLALPLFAKVASIASALIAK
- a CDS encoding stage III sporulation protein AE — encoded protein: MKKRRRPVFRQHRQRMLQTCFCRTRKPRRCRHICRRLSRKYCGVRRRDGRLSAVLRALALLVLLLAAVLSFCRPCAAAQSGASEQAEDYYAEQFEASGASDLPDKLPAETQRQLAGLGVDTDNFQSLGTLTPQSFFRTVFGIAGTEGRGPLKAAGLCLGVILLCALVNSMKLSFGERPLGGVAGVVAALCICICVVEPIIEVLVRASSVIKAACGFTLAAVPVAAAVLAALGRPASAASMQIMLTTAGNVVQVLSACVFTPGMKLYMAMAVVSSLSPDVNLSGICRFFGKAVKWLLGLSMTLFTGLLGVRQLVSTGADNMTARAARFVVSSAVPVVGSALSDALHTVAGCVEMLRSGVGAFALLALLLLFLPVLLSCLLWMLTLRACAAVSEVFSLEEVDTMLRSCSMVLEVLMAVLLCSMTVLLVSSVVLVTMGGGGST
- a CDS encoding stage III sporulation protein AF — protein: MIKAWAGGLCALAVAAAMVRILAPDGSMGKMLKLILGAMTLCVMIGPLLQMAPNLSSALQQAPDTSVPSGFSAVVQNQMQAAARKQAETVAAAQLADAKISCREIHVEMDTSQSSGIRIVRVTVSLQDQTQAARAQKLLEDTFGTAVEVKIRG
- a CDS encoding stage III sporulation protein AG, which encodes MDEEKQNRVLQKLLHSDTGRKAVVAFGLLGILLIFLSSVLPSGTKSTGSTQAASSATAQTTDEAYAKQLEQELTETIGRIRGAGTPHVLVTLEQGSAQVYAQEEKHSTQQQDGSSGTGQNADSTETGYIIVKDADGNEHALQVTRQQPKVQGVVVTCPGAEQPTVQQAILNAVSVAAGVDSTRVCVVASGG